GCATGAAGAAGGAGTAGCGGCGGAATCGGAGCCAGAAAGTGGGGAGCAGAGTGCAGAGTGAACGAACCCCCAAAAAAATCAAACAAAAAGTAAGAGTATAAGAGTAAGAGTAAGCGATATAAAAACTCCTTTTATTCTTCTTTTTTCTTTTGTTCTTTTCCTTTAACAGGTTTGAATTATACTCTCTTCCCGTATCTGCATTATTAGCCTGTGATGATACAAGAAGAACATAATAGAAAAGCTTAAATATTGAGAAACTGCTTACGTTTATAAGCAGTAGTGATATACAGATACAAGCACATGTAAAAAGCATATGTTTTTATATATAGAGGGTAACATAAAGAAGAAGCAGGGTAAAGGTGAGAGATGAAGGGGATGAAGAAGATGAAGAGAATAAAGAAGATGAAGATAGGAGAAGCGCATAATAGGGGGAAAGGCGTATTTGTAGCTATAACGGTAGCTATAGCTCTTGTATCGGTGATGTGTGGGGTGGTAATTTGTGCTGGAGATCCTGGTACACCTCCGCCACCGCATCCTACTAAGATCATGGTCACTGCGAATCAAACCTGTATTCCTGCTGATGGTGAAGCGGAGGCGCTAATAACAGCGCGCGCAGTGAATGATAGTGGCGTGCCCTGTAAGGATAACATTCTTGTATTTTTGATAGAGGGTCCATCCGATGCTGAGCTGCTTAACGTATCTACAGGAGGGCATAATTGGATTGATAATAGGATTGGTGTGTGGGATAAGACAGACAAAGATGGCTATGCGCATGCAATACTGAGAGCGGGAACGGAAAAGGGTACCGCGGTAATTCATGTTTATTATGATAAGGTAACAGCAGAGACAGAGGTAGTTATAGCGGACCATTGTGAAGGACAGGAGCTGGTAGTTACTGATATAGAGCCAAATCCTAATTGCGGGTTCTTATTCGCGAATGAGAGCAACTATATAAATGCAACAGTAAAGAATATCGGTACAGAGGATGCAGGTGCATTCAATGTCAGTTTTCAGGTGGGAGATAAAACCGAGGAAATCCATGTTCCGGGGCTGGCTGCTAACAGCAGTACTCAGGTAGCAGTTTTAGACCCTACGCTACGAGTAGCGGGGGTTAATGTTACGATAAAAGTGGAAGTGAATTGTAGTGATGAAGTTACAGAGATAGATAACACTAATAATGTAAAGGAAGTAACAGTGCAGGTGGTGAATAATGGGTATAAAGGTAAGCGATATACCGGCGGTGGCTCTGAGGCTGGGAATGGCAATATTGATATAACCACCATGCGGGAATATAGAGTTAGGGGCGGTTTTCTATATTCAACAGGAGATAGCCGCTATTTGAGTGGTTACAAACAACCATGGTACAATTATACGGTCAATTGGAGCACAGCGGATTTATCTATTCCTGGTGGTAAAGATGCGAAAGTAAAAGAGGCGAGACTGTATGTATATTACACATGGGATATGGTGCAGGGGATGCCTGACAATGTCAGTCTGAGATTTAACAAT
This DNA window, taken from Methanophagales archaeon, encodes the following:
- a CDS encoding DUF3344 domain-containing protein, producing the protein MKKMKRIKKMKIGEAHNRGKGVFVAITVAIALVSVMCGVVICAGDPGTPPPPHPTKIMVTANQTCIPADGEAEALITARAVNDSGVPCKDNILVFLIEGPSDAELLNVSTGGHNWIDNRIGVWDKTDKDGYAHAILRAGTEKGTAVIHVYYDKVTAETEVVIADHCEGQELVVTDIEPNPNCGFLFANESNYINATVKNIGTEDAGAFNVSFQVGDKTEEIHVPGLAANSSTQVAVLDPTLRVAGVNVTIKVEVNCSDEVTEIDNTNNVKEVTVQVVNNGYKGKRYTGGGSEAGNGNIDITTMREYRVRGGFLYSTGDSRYLSGYKQPWYNYTVNWSTADLSIPGGKDAKVKEARLYVYYTWDMVQGMPDNVSLRFNNITVERDAFYTDRKGYDGYDYPCGMLAYNVTGEFNNSGNTAVLENQNPVAGNPSIRGMLLVVIYESESGDGSPGCKIFVNEGFDLLYGGSDKCTTPEEATAYAPFTRAIEDAGNRSARLITVAPGAGYPDPGEGELIFNGHKWSDVWNVAGDSQIGINECNVTPYLNTTNVAAFQSSGDYMEASNAILVVGG